One region of Oryza sativa Japonica Group chromosome 5, ASM3414082v1 genomic DNA includes:
- the LOC4339222 gene encoding peroxidase 1 precursor: MASSRVILALLLAAAAVMASSAQLDEKFYSNSCPSVEAVVRKEMVRALGAAPSLAGPLLRMHFHDCFVRGCDGSVLLDSAGNSTAEKDATPNQTLRGFGFVERVKAAVEKACPGTVSCADVLALMARDAVWLSKGPFWAVPLGRRDGRVSIANETDQLPPPTANFTELTQMFAAKNLDLKDLVVLSAGHTIGTSHCFSFTDRLYNFTGLDNAHDIDPTLELQYMARLRSKCTSLQDNTTLVEMDPGSFKTFDLGYFKNVAKRRGLFHSDGELLTNGFTRAYVQRHAGGGYKDEFFADFAASMVKMGGVEVLTGSQGEIRKKCNVVN, from the exons ATGGCGTCGTCGAGGGTGATCCTAGCGCTgctgctcgcggcggcggcggtgatggcgtcgtcggcgcagctGGACGAGAAGTTCTACAGCAATTCGTGCCCCAGCGTGGAGGCCGTCGTCCGGAAGGAGATGGTGCGCGCGCTCGGCGCCGCGCCCAGCCTCGCCGGCCCGCTCCTCAGGATGcacttccacgactgcttcgtcagg GGTTGCGACGGCTCGGTGCTGCTCGACTCGGCCGGGAACAGCACGGCGGAGAAGGACGCGACGCCGAACCAGACGCTGCGCGGGTTCGGCTTCGTCGAGAGGGTGAAGGCCGCCGTGGAGAAGGCATGCCCGGGcaccgtctcctgcgccgacgtGCTCGCGCTCATGGCCAGGGACGCCGTGTGGCTG AGCAAGGGCCCGTTCTGGGCGGTGCCTCTCGGCCGCCGCGACGGCAGGGTGTCCATCGCCAACGAGACCGACCAGCTGCCGCCTCCCACCGCCAACTTCACCGAGCTCACCCAGATGTTCGCCGCCAAGAACCTCGACCTCAAGGACCTCGTCGTCCTCTCCG CTGGGCACACGATCGGGACGTCGCACTGCTTCTCCTTCACTGACAGGCTGTACAACTTCACCGGCCTGGACAACGCCCACGACATCGACCCGACGCTGGAGCTGCAGTACATGGCGAGGCTGAGGAGCAAGTGCACGAGCCTCCAAGACAACACGACGCTGGTGGAGATGGACCCGGGGAGCTTCAAGACGTTCGACCTGGGGTACTTCAAGAACGTGGCCAAGCGGCGGGGGCTCTTCCACTCCGACGGCGAGCTGCTCACCAACGGCTTCACCCGCGCCTACGTGCAgcgccacgccggcggcggctacaAGGACGAGTTCTTCGCCGACTTCGCCGCCTCCATGGTCAAGATGGGCGGCGTCGAAGTGCTCACCGGCAGCCAGGGCGAGATCAGGAAGAAGTGCAACGTGGTTAACTAA
- the LOC4339223 gene encoding peroxidase 1-like, whose translation MSRELELLLFLLALRASGEVVAGSAEAAAAAAAWPALQVGFYHAKCPVAEDVVLGEMRMILEEDPTLAPSLLRMHYHDCFVQGCDGSIMLRSRSGKGERDATPNRSMRGYDAINRIKARLETVCPLTVSCADIIAMAARDAVYLSKGPWYDVETGRRDGDVSVAEYAENDLAPPDSNIVDVKTFFSVKSLNAKDIAVLFGCHSIGTSHCGAFQKRLYNFTGRMDQDPSLDAGYAAKLKKLCPPGHGHDHDHDGHGGAGGAAKVPMDPGSGFTFDLSYYRHVLATGGLFQSDGSLRDDPVTRGYVEKLANASSSEEYFADFAAAMVKMGRTDVLTGDLGAVRPTCDSLVD comes from the exons ATGTcccgggagctggagctgctgCTGTTTTTGCTGGCCCTACGGGCGAgcggcgaggtcgtcgcgggttcggcggaggcagcggcagcggcagcggcgtggcCCGCGCTGCAGGTGGGGTTCTACCATGCCAAGTGCCCTGTCGCGGAGGACGTCGTGCTGGGCGAGATGAGGATGATCCTCGAGGAGGATCCCACGCTCGCGCCGTCTCTGCTCCGGATGCACtaccacgactgcttcgtccaG GGGTGTGACGGATCGATCATGCTGAGGTCGAGGAgcgggaagggggagagggacgCGACGCCCAACCGGAGCATGCGGGGCTACGACGCCATCAATCGGATCAAGGCGAGGCTGGAGACCGTCTGCCCGCTcaccgtctcctgcgccgacatcaTCGCCATGGCGGCGAGAGACGCCGTCTACCTG AGCAAGGGGCCGTGGTACGACGTGGAGACCGGGAGGAGGGACGGCGACGTGAGCGTGGCCGAGTACGCCGAGAACGACCTGGCGCCGCCGGACTCCAACATCGTCGACGTCAAGACCTTCTTCAGCGTCAAGTCTCTCAACGCCAAGGACATCGCCGTGCTCTTCG GATGCCACAGCATCGGGACGTCGCACTGCGGGGCGTTCCAGAAGCGGCTGTACAACTTCACCGGAAGGATGGACCAGGACCCGTCGCTGGACGCCGGCTACGCGGCGAAGCTCAAGAAGCTCTGCCCGCCGGGGCACGGCCACGACCACGACCacgacggccatggcggcgccggcggcgcggccaagGTGCCCATGGACCCCGGCAGCGGCTTCACATTCGACCTGAGCTACTACCGGCACGTGCTCGCCACGGGCGGCCTGTTCCAGTCGGACGGCAGCCTCCGCGACGACCCCGTCACGAGGGGCTACGTCGAGAAGCTCGCCaacgcgtcgtcgtcggaggagTACTTCGCCGActtcgcggcggcgatggtcaAGATGGGCCGCACCGACGTGCTCACCGGCGATCTCGGGGCGGTCAGGCCGACGTGTGACAGCCTCGTCGACTAG
- the LOC4339224 gene encoding uncharacterized protein, which translates to MIRAPRRLLPDSSSPPIHRRRLPLPPLFRRRLSPLQASLVQALLCTGPIRGGRGLTPLGLLMDPAADGEGGGYEDASEFADAETGGGEVVRGEGEGERERKELPEELAKGVVCLECETSPEAEAAGAGGTCRVYVVGTAHVSQESCDQVKAVIDYLKPQAVFLELCASRVAILTPQNLQVPTMNEMIDMWKKKKMNTFGILYSWFLAKVASQLDVLPGAEFRVAFEEAMSYGGKVILGDRPVQITLRRTWGRMSLWHRAKFLYYIVFQSIFLPSPEELNKMLKDMEDVDMLTLVIQEMSKAFPTLMETLLHERDMYMSSKLLKVAKEHSSVVAVVGKGHVSGIKKNWEQPIEIESLLVLPVTKQGASKMKILASIGALGGVVIATGIYIWSRK; encoded by the exons atGATTCGcgctcctcgtcgcctcctcccagactcgtcgtcgccgccgatccaccgccgccgcctcccgcttcCGCctctcttccgccgccgcctgtcgCCGCTCCAGGCCTCACTGGTCCAGGCCCTGCTGTGCACTGGCCCGATCCGAGGCGGCCGCGGCCTCACACCGCTCGGTCTGCTCATGGATCcggccgccgacggcgagggcgggggCTACGAGGACGCGTCGGAGTTCGCCGACGCGGAGACGGGCGGGGGAGAGGTGGtgcggggggagggggagggggagagggagaggaaggagctGCCCGAGGAGCTCGCCAAGGGGGTGGTGTGCCTCGAGTGCGAGACGTCgcccgaggcggaggcggcgggggcgggcggGACCTGCCGCGTCTACGTCGTCGGCACCGCCCATGTTTCACAG GAATCATGTGACCAAGTAAAAGCCGTCATCGACTACCTGAAACCTCAG GCTGTTTTCTTGGAGCTCTGTGCCAGCAGAGTCGCCATTCTGACACCACAAAACCTTCAG GTTCCTACCATGAACGAAATGATTGACatgtggaagaaaaagaagatgaacacTTTTGGAATACTCTACAGCTGGTTTCTTGCAAAG GTTGCTAGCCAACTTGATGTGTTACCTGGGGCCGAATTCCGAGTGGCATTTGAGGAAGCAATGAGTTATGGCGGCAAAGTTATCCTTGGAGATCGCCCTGTCCAG ATCACTTTGAGAAGGACTTGGGGGAGAATGTCATTATGGCACAGGGCAAAGTTTTTGTACTACATTGTTTTCCAGTCCATATTTTTACCAAGCCCGGAGGAACTTAATAAAATG CTGAAGGACATGGAGGATGTTGACATGCTAACACTTGTTATTCAAGAGATGAGTAAGGCATTTCCTACCTTGATGGAGACACTCCTACATGAACGTGATAT GTATATGTCCTCCAAATTATTGAAGGTAGCAAAGGAACATTCCTCGGTGGTGGCAGTTGTAGGAAAAGGGCATGTTTCTGGAATAAAGAAAAATTGGGAACAACCAATCGAG ATAGAAAGTTTACTGGTATTACCAGTGACTAAGCAAGGTGCTTCAAAGATGAAAATTTTGGCATCCATTGGAGCATTAGGTGGTGTAGTAATAGCAACCGGAATCTACATATGGAGTAGAAAATAA
- the LOC4339225 gene encoding probable UDP-glucosyl transferase 73B6, whose amino-acid sequence MASTDRSKKLRVLLIPFFATSHIGPFTDLAVRLVTARPDAVEPTIAVTPANVSVVRSALERHGSAATSVVSIATYPFPEVAGLPRGVENLSTAGADGWRIDVAATNEALTRPAQEALISGQSPDALITDAHFFWNAGLAEELGVPCVSFSVIGLFSGLAMRFVTAAAANDDSDSAELTLAGFPGAELRFPKSELPDFLIRQGNLDGIDPNKIPQGQRMCHGLAVNAFLGMEQPYRERFLRDGLAKRVYLVGPLSLPQPPAEANAGEASCIGWLDSKPSRSVLYVCFGTFAPVSEEQLEELALGLEASGEPFLWAVRADGWSPPAGWEERVGERGVLVRGWVPQTAILSHPATAAFLTHCGSSSLLEAVAAGVPLLTWPLVFDQFIEERLVTDVLRIGERVWDGPRSVRHEEAMVVPAAAVARAVARFLEPGGAGDAARLRAQELAAEAHAAVAEGGSSYRDLRRLVDDMVEARAAGGEAAAAPQPQ is encoded by the coding sequence ATGGCTTCTACTGACCGCAGCAAGAAGCTTCGCGTCCTGCTCATCCCATTCTTCGCCACCAGTCACATCGGCCCCTTCACCGACCTCGCCGTCCGCCTCGTCACCGCCAGACCGGACGCCGTCGAGCCCACCATCGCCGTGACCCCGGCCAATGTCTCCGTCGTCCGATCAGCCCTCGAGCGGCATGGCTCAGCGGCGACCAGCGTGGTCAGCATCGCCACCTATCCGTTCCCGGAAGTGGCCGGCCTCCCTCGGGGCGTCGAGAACCTCTCCACTGCCGGCGCCGATGGGTGGCGGATCGACGTCGCTGCCACCAACGAGGCGCTGACACGGCCGGCGCAGGAGGCGCTCATCTCGGGCCAATCTCCTGACGCCCTCATCACGGACGCCCACTTCTTCTGGAACGCTGGCCTCGCCGAGGAACTCGGCGTGCCCTGCGTTTCGTTCAGCGTCATCGGTTTATTCTCCGGGCTCGCCATGCGcttcgtcaccgccgccgccgcgaacgaCGACTCCGATTCGGCGGAGTTGACTCTCGCGGGGTTTCCAGGGGCGGAGCTACGGTTCCCCAAGTCCGAGTTGCCGGATTTCTTGATCCGGCAAGGGAACCTCGACGGAATCGACCCGAACAAGATTCCCCAGGGGCAAAGGATGTGCCATGGTCTCGCCGTGAACGCGTTCTTGGGCATGGAGCAGCCGTACCGTGAGAGATTCTTGCGCGACGGCCTCGCAAAGCGCGTCTACTTGGTCGGGCCACTCTCGTTGCCGCAGCCACCGGCCGAAGCTAACGCCGGTGAGGCATCGTGCATCGGTTGGTTGGACTCCAAGCCGAGCCGGTCAGTGCTGTACGTATGCTTCGGCACGTTTGCTCCCGTCTCGGAGGAGCAGCTCGAGGAGCTGGCTCTCGGGCTGGAAGCCTCCGGCGAGCCGTTCCTGTGGGCGGTCAGGGCCGAcgggtggtcgccgccggcggggtgGGAGGAGCGCGTTGGTGAGAGGGGGGTGCTGGTCAGAGGGTGGGTCCCACAAACGGCGATACTTTCTcacccggcgacggcggcgttcctGACGCACTGCGGGTCGAGCTCGCTGCTGGAGGCCGTGGCGGCCGGCGTCCCGCTGCTGACGTGGCCGCTGGTGTTCGACCAGTTCATCGAGGAAAGGCTGGTCACCGACGTCCTGAGGATTGGCGAGAGGGTGTGGGACGGGCCACGGAGCGTGCGGCACGAGGAGGCGATGgtggtgccggcggcggcggtggcgcgagcCGTGGCGAGGTTCTTGGAGCCTGGTGGGGCAGGGGACGCGGCGAGGCTCAGAGcgcaggagctcgccgccgaggCTCACGCGGCCGTGGCCGAAGGCGGGTCCTCGTACCGCGATCTGCGCAGGCTCGTCGACGATATGGTCGAAGcaagggcggccggcggcgaggctgcggCTGCACCGCAACCTCAGTAG
- the LOC4339226 gene encoding scopoletin glucosyltransferase, with protein MASAERSKKLRVLLMPFFATSHIGPCTDLAVRLAAARPDVVEPTLAVTPANVSVVRSALRLHGSAASTVVSIATYPFPEAAGLPPGVENLSTAGDERWRVDAAAFDEAMTWPAQEALIKDQSPDVLITDFHFSWNVGIAEELAMPCVQLNVIGLFSTLAVYLAAAVVNDSDSEELTVAGFPGPELRIPRSELPDFLTAHRNLDLVDNMRKLVQVNTRCHGFAVNSFLFLDKPYCEKFMCNGFAKRGYYVGPLCLPQPPAVASVGEPTCISWLDSKPNRSVVYICFGTFAPVSEEQLHELALGLEASGKPFLWAVRAADGWAPPAGWEERVGDRGLLVRDWVPQTAILAHSATAAFLTHCGWNSVLEGVTAGVPLLTWPLVFEQFITERLVMDVLRIGERVWDGARSVRYKEAALVPAAAVARAVARFLEPGGAGDAARIRAQDFAAEAHAAVAEGGSSYGDLRRLIDDLVEARADAGESALQPL; from the coding sequence ATGGCTTCTGCCGAGCGCAGCAAGAAGCTGAGGGTCCTGCTCATGCCCTTCTTCGCCACAAGCCACATCGGCCCCTGCACCGACCTCGCcgtccgcctcgccgcggcCAGACCGGATGTCGTCGAGCCCACTCTCGCCGTCACCCCGGCCAACGTCTCGGTCGTCCGATCAGCCCTCAGGCTGCATGGCTCTGCGGCGAGCACCGTGGTCAGCATCGCCACGTATCCGTTCCCGGAAGCGGCCGGCCTCCCACCGGGCGTCGAGaacctctccaccgccggcgacgaaaGGTGGCGCGTTGACGCCGCTGCCTTCGACGAGGCGATGACATGGCCAGCACAGGAGGCGCTCATCAAGGACCAATCTCCCGACGTCCTCATCACAGACTTCCACTTCTCGTGGAACGTCGGCATCGCCGAGGAACTCGCCATGCCCTGCGTTCAACTCAACGTCATCGGTTTATTCTCCACGCTCGCCGTATACCTTGCCGCTGCCGTCGTGAATGACTCCGATTCGGAGGAGCTCACCGTCGCAGGGTTTCCGGGGCCGGAGCTACGGATCCCGAGGTCAGAGTTGCCGGATTTCTTGACCGCTCATCGGAATCTCGACTTAGTGGACAATATGCGCAAGTTGGTACAAGTGAACACGAGGTGCCATGGCTTCGCCGTCAACTCGTTCTTGTTCCTGGACAAGCCATACTGTGAGAAGTTCATGTGCAACGGCTTCGCGAAGCGCGGCTACTACGTCGGTCCCCTCTGCCTTCCGCAGCCACCGGCCGTAGCTAGCGTCGGTGAGCCCACTTGCATCAGCTGGTTGGACTCGAAGCCGAACCGATCGGTGGTGTACATATGCTTCGGCACATTTGCTCCCGTCTCGGAGGAGCAGCTCCATGAGCTGGCTCTCGGGCTGGAAGCCTCCGGTAAGCCGTTCCTTTGGGCGGTTAGGGCGGCCGACGggtgggcgccgccggcggggtgGGAGGAGCGTGTCGGTGACAGGGGATTGCTTGTCAGAGATTGGGTCCCGCAGACGGCGATACTTGCCcactcggcgacggcggcgttctTGACGCACTGTGGCTGGAACTCAGTGTTAGAGGGTGTGACGGCTGGTGTCCCGTTGCTGACATGGCCGCTGGTGTTCGAGCAGTTCATCACGGAAAGGCTGGTCATGGACGTCCTGCGGATTGGGGAGAGGGTGTGGGACGGAGCACGAAGTGTACGGTACAAGGAGGCGGCGctggtgccggcggcggcggtggcgcgggccgTGGCGAGGTTCTTGGAGCCTGGAGGGGCAGGGGACGCGGCGAGGATCAGAGCGCAGGATTTCGCGGCGGAGGCTCATGCGGCCGTGGCGGAAGGTGGCTCTTCGTATGGAGATCTGCGCAGGCTCATCGACGATCTTGTTGAAGCAAGGGCGGACGCCGGCGAGTCCGCGCTGCAACCTCTGTAA
- the LOC4339227 gene encoding scopoletin glucosyltransferase, with protein sequence MASAERSKKLRILFIPFFATSHIGPFTDLAVRLAAARPDIVEPTIAVTPANVSVVRSAVKRHGSVASSMVSIAKYPFPDVAGLSPGVENLSTAGDEGWRIDNAAFNEALTRPPQEAVIREQSPDVLITDSHFSWIVYIAEGLGMACFRFCVIGFFSILAMRLLAGAAADANGSDSESLTAAGFPGPKLQIPRSEVPDFLTRQQNFDKFDMRKLQQSQDRCHGIVVNSFLFLDKPYCEKFVCNGFAKRGYHVGPLCLPKPPAVGNVGEPSCISWLDSKPSRSVVYICFGTFAPVSEEQLHELALGLEASGKPFLWAVRAADGWAPPAGWEERVGDRGLLVRDWVPQTAILAHSATAAFLTHCGWNSMLEGATAGVPLLTWPLVFEQFITERFVTDVLRIGERVWDGPRSVRYEEKAVVPAAAVARAVARFLEPGGTGDAARIRAQELAAEAHAAVAEGGSSYDDLRRLIDDMVEARAAAGGVAPARQPQ encoded by the coding sequence ATGGCTTCTGCTGAGCGCAGCAAGAAGCTTCGAATCCTTTTCATCCCGTTCTTCGCCACAAGCCACATCGGCCCCTTCACCGACCTCGCcgtccgcctcgccgcggcCAGGCCGGACATCGTCGAGCCGACCATTGCCGTGACCCCGGCCAATGTCTCGGTCGTCCGATCAGCCGTCAAGCGGCACGGCTCCGTGGCGAGCAGCATGGTCAGCATCGCCAAGTATCCGTTCCCGGATGTGGCTGGCCTCTCTCCGGGCGTCGAGaacctctccaccgccggcgacgaagggTGGCGCATCGACAACGCCGCCTTCAACGAGGCACTGACACGGCCGCCGCAGGAGGCGGTCATCAGGGAGCAGTCCCCCGACGTCCTCATCACGGACTCccacttctcctggatcgtctacATCGCCGAGGGCCTCGGCATGGCGTGCTTCCGATTCTGCGTCATCGGTTTCTTCTCCATCCTCGCCatgcgcctcctcgccggcgccgctgccgacgCGAACGGCTCCGATTCGGAGTCGCTCACCGCCGCGGGGTTTCCGGGGCCGAAGCTGCAGATCCCGAGGTCCGAGGTGCCGGACTTCTTGACCCGCCAACAGAATTTCGACAAGTTTGACATGCGCAAGTTGCAACAGTCGCAAGACAGGTGCCATGGCATCGTCGTCAACTCGTTCTTGTTCCTGGACAAGCCATACTGTGAGAAGTTCGTGTGCAACGGCTTCGCGAAGCGCGGCTACCATGTCGGCCCACTCTGCCTTCCGAAGCCACCGGCCGTAGGCAACGTCGGCGAGCCGTCGTGCATCAGCTGGTTGGACTCGAAGCCGAGCCGGTCGGTGGTGTACATATGCTTCGGCACATTTGCTCCCGTCTCGGAGGAGCAGCTCCATGAGCTGGCTCTCGGGCTGGAAGCCTCCGGCAAGCCGTTCCTTTGGGCGGTCAGGGCGGCTGACGGGTGGGCGCCACCGGCGGGGTGGGAGGAGCGTGTCGGTGACAGGGGATTGCTCGTCAGAGATTGGGTCCCGCAGACGGCGATACTTGCCcactcggcgacggcggcgttctTGACGCACTGCGGCTGGAACTCGATGTTAGAGGGTGCGACGGCTGGTGTCCCGTTGCTGACATGGCCGCTGGTGTTCGAGCAGTTCATCACGGAAAGGTTCGTCACGGACGTCCTGCGGATTGGCGAGAGGGTGTGGGACGGGCCCCGTAGCGTGCGGTACGAAGAGAAGGCGgtggtgccggcggcggcggtggcgcgagcCGTGGCGAGGTTCTTGGAGCCTGGAGGGACAGGGGACGCGGCGAGGATCAGAGCGCAGGAGCTCGCCGCGGAGGCTCACGCGGCCGTGGCCGAAGGCGGCTCGTCGTACGACGATCTGCGCAGGCTCATCGACGATATGGTAGAAGCAagggcggccgccggcggggtTGCACCGGCACGGCAACCTCAGTAG